A DNA window from Daucus carota subsp. sativus chromosome 3, DH1 v3.0, whole genome shotgun sequence contains the following coding sequences:
- the LOC108211728 gene encoding protein BUD31 homolog 1 — protein sequence MPKVRTNRVKVPEGFELIEPTLLELQAKMREAENDTHDGKRKCETLWPIFKIAHQKSRYVYDLYHRRKEISKELYEFCLDQGYADRNLIAKWKKPGYERLCCSRCMQPRDHNFQTTCVCRVPKHLREEKVIECVHCGCNGCASGD from the exons ATGCCGAAAGTGAGGACAAACCGCGTCAAGGTCCCGGAGGGTTTTGAACTGATTGAGCCTACTCTCCTTGAATTGCAAGCGAAGATGAGAGAAG CTGAAAATGATACTCATGATGGGAAGAGAAAATGTGAGACACTTTGGCCAATTTTTAAGATAGCGCACCAGAAGAGTCGATATGTTTACGATCTTTATCACCGCAGGAAGGAAATATCTAAAGAGTTGTATGAGTTCTGCTTGGATCAAGGCTATGCTGACCGAAATCTGATAGCCAAGTGGAAAAAG CCTGGCTATGAGCGCCTTTGCTGTTCACGATGCATGCAACCACGGGATCACAACTTTCAGACTACTTGTGTCTGCAGAGTTCCCAAACACCTGAGGGAGGAGAAGGTCATAGAGTGTGTGCATTGCGGTTGTAACGGCTGCGCAAGTGGAGACTGA